A segment of the Coregonus clupeaformis isolate EN_2021a unplaced genomic scaffold, ASM2061545v1 scaf0053, whole genome shotgun sequence genome:
TTTCGCTGCATTATCATGTTACATTATcttgatacatttttatttatgttACATTATCTTGGTACATTATCATCCATGTTACCTTATTTTGCTGCATTATCATAACGTTACATGGTCTTGTTGCATTTTCATTTATGTTACATTATCTTGTTACATTATAATTTATGTTACATTAGCTTGCTATACCATAATTATGTTATATTAGCTTGTTACATTATCAATGTTACATTATCTTGTTGCATTGTTGTTTTACATTATCTTGTTACATTGTCATTATGATACATCATCTTGTTGCATTATTATTTATGTTACATTATCTTGTTACATTATAATTTGTTACATTATCTTTGTTACTTTATCTTCTTATTCTTCAATCAACTCTTCAATCATTTTTCCTGTGTTCACTTACCATAAATAAATCCTTTAAGCATCACTTTTGACATAGTTTTATCTTATTACAGTATCATATATACAGTTTTATATCATAACAAAGAACATTTCTCTGAAAGTTCTGCATTGAAGAGTCATCAATAAGTACAATAATGAAATGTGACTATTACTGGTGTAGTTCAAAATATCCCCATGGGGTAGCGCCCAACTCCTATCTAGGCTACGGTACATCTGCATTAGATGGACAGGATTTCTGCTTAAATGCTGGATTTGTTATTTGACTCCGGTCAGCTACTCAGTCTTTTCCCCACCCCTAACCCTTCCCTGTCAGGGCTGGATGGGGGAGGGTAAGATAATGCATAATTGCTTGCTTTACGCAGCtcataggcaggcaggcagtttaGGCAGAGAGACACTGAGAAGAACGCTTGGAGAGATTGAGAGGAGgcacaaaataaagaaaaagagagaaaagtaAGACAAAAGGGAAACAAATCACCAACAGCACAACAAAATGGATCCCAACAAGATGCCAAGCGCCCCACCACCAGGCTGGAACCCAGATGAGAAGTCTGGGATAGGACAACCAGCTCCTCCACCCTACCAGGACCACCCCCAGTACCCCAATGCAGGATACCCTGCACCAGCAGGCTACCCCCCGAATCCCCAGGGCTATGCACAACCGTCCCAGTATGGAGGAGCTCCCGGGGCCCCTTACGGCCAGACATACCCCCAGGGACAGTTCCCCCCGGGACAGTACACCCAGTCCACCGTCACAGTTCAGCCTACGGTGTTTGTGACCCAGGGAGCTCTGCCTTTCCCTCTGCCAGACTACCTGGGCTACTCCATCTTCACCATGCTGTGCTGCTGCCTGCCACTTGGCATCGCTGCACTTATCTACTCCATCTCGGTGAGTGGGACTTTTATTGCTGTTTAAGAGATTTCAAATGTAATGTAGACTAATGTGTTTCTAGTAGAGATGTATCCCAAAAAATCCACAGAACATAACTTATTTCATTTTGTAGAGTAGTCAGTAGTGTATTTCTCACTCTAGTCTTTTTTTAGAATTATCCAAGAAACCCAGTTACCGGTTTTGTTTAAGTAAgggcccttctctctctctctctttagtcagcaGGGAACTGACTTTTGACTTGGCAGTGAGCTGCATAGCTGGGAAGAGGGGCATGTTTGTGCTCGTTTTGGCCTTACACTGTGGGTGTCTCACAGTCTTGAGTTCTGTTTTGGATAAGGTCCTCAGGATAGGGTGGTTTGAGGGGAtcggggaggggagatggggtaAGGAGTGGGATTCGGGAAGAGTGTGTGTAAGAAAGGGAGGGACCCTTCCCGGAATATGGGCGGTAAAAATAGGGGTGAGTGACGTAAGAGGAGGAGGTATTCGGGGAAGACAAAAGCAGAACTCCAACAACCCTTTCCCTTGTCCTTTGCCAAACCTCACTCGCGAATGGACAGACACACTGAGAAGAGGGCTAGAAAAGGGATGGAAACCCTGAGCTATCCCTACAAGCCCCAAGTGTCTTTACTTACTTCCTGGGATTACAAACACATATCAGGATGGACAGCTAATTGTTGACCGGGTATGACTCATATAGATCAATGTGGGTAATGGTGGAAACATCCGGGTCAAAGCCTGGTAAAGAGAGAAAGGAGGTTGAAGACTTCTATGATGTTATTATGGACATATTTATTTCACAATGAGACAGTGGCTTTTTATCTAGTGGATGACTTCTAATGTAATAACAACATCAACTGAGTTTGAACAATGTGCTGGTGAATTAACTTCATCCACATCCATcattgtgatgggtgatttgaaggagacAGGCGCAGGACGGTATATCACGggataacaggatttattccggaatacagagtacGCAGTAAAGCGTCAacacagtccagtgcgcaaaacagacggggaaaatatacccgccgaatacaaaatacaaggtgctccaccgagcttcactatcctcacaaataacaatcacacacaaagacaagggggcagagggaacacttatacaggtactgatgaggggatatgaaccaggtgtgtgtaataaacaagacaaaacaaatggaatgatgagatgaggagcggcagtg
Coding sequences within it:
- the LOC121537594 gene encoding calcium-binding protein P produces the protein MDPNKMPSAPPPGWNPDEKSGIGQPAPPPYQDHPQYPNAGYPAPAGYPPNPQGYAQPSQYGGAPGAPYGQTYPQGQFPPGQYTQSTVTVQPTVFVTQGALPFPLPDYLGYSIFTMLCCCLPLGIAALIYSISTRDANNQGHQQIAERSSRLARILNHAALGIGITVIILYIVYAVILASSIN